One Lewinella sp. 4G2 genomic window, GCTGTCGACCATTGTTGCAATCCACTTCGAAATCTTCCCCTTTGCGTATCCAGCCGCGACTCGTCTTTGTATTGTGAGTAGGATGACAGCCATCAGCATAGTAAACAACTGCATCACCGGTGGCTACCTCTTCTAAAAGCGCGGGTAGTGCTTCCTCAACGAAGGCACACTGTGCTTCTTCGTCAGCCTTAGCCGGCACGGACTTACTCTTCTTGAACACGAACCCAAGTCGGTGCAACAAATCGGTCATACCGCCAACGCTGTAGTCTACCCCAAAGCGCTCGAGGACGTAGGCGGCAATGGATTTTGCATCAGGGTATAGGTAATCATCCAGATGCTTAGCTAAGGCTTCTTCTTGCTTCTCAGTTAACCGACCGGTGTAAGCCACATAGCTATCGTCCAGAAAGTCGGACAGACCGGCTTTGTAATAGGCGCGATGGTAACGATAGATCGTATTATCATCAATACCCAGTGCCGCCTCAATTGTCTTAACCGAATGGCCTTGGTGCAGCATGATGAGTACCGTTACTTTGCGGT contains:
- a CDS encoding IS630 family transposase gives rise to the protein MLHQGHSVKTIEAALGIDDNTIYRYHRAYYKAGLSDFLDDSYVAYTGRLTEKQEEALAKHLDDYLYPDAKSIAAYVLERFGVDYSVGGMTDLLHRLGFVFKKSKSVPAKADEEAQCAFVEEALPALLEEVATGDAVVYYADGCHPTHNTKTSRGWIRKGEDFEVDCNNGRQRVNINAAVNALKPEHLVYEIADTINAQSTQRLCRQLLRKHPGKKIYFICDNARYNRNKMLTEWADSQRIDFVYLPTYSPNLNLIERLWHFMRVKILNSTYYEKSSEFKS